One genomic segment of Mytilus trossulus isolate FHL-02 chromosome 4, PNRI_Mtr1.1.1.hap1, whole genome shotgun sequence includes these proteins:
- the LOC134714266 gene encoding peroxidase-like protein, producing MGPGVKLMLCTVLCCYFYLGHVTAGREKRQISQAVIGAYLKQALVEANQELAQMKAIDKLMVDQGIDAPAGSRSYSWHLGRFLYTKDAKKVRILSDKAWVTVRTTKKLVERTGWTLAEVQVNPYIVNEWRLQVAASCPFMEPKCNPYTRYRTADGACNNLNDPSLGAALTRQRRMMDNAYEDGIDAPRMHSVMGGYLPSPRIISNVMHKSDCCPQFSDRLAVAVMQFGQFIEHDVISTPMITGYEGADIQCCEAPAHITAQRAACLPIAIPANDERFKDKCMNFVRAVPGLKKNCDMGIRSPLNQASAYLDSSQIYGTDTAEQHRLRAGFGGLMNITVLGLLPATSEDHCIKEMNGDYCMDSGDFRVNHVPGLTVMHTIFVREHNRLATTLSLLNVHWDDETIFQETRKIINAVQQHLVYNELLPTILNHEYMTRYGLYSKAQGCEDTYDMNVQTDIMMGFSGAAMRFPHTRIPNVQAMVDKQFKRRMDARIFDTFDKPKFVLQNMGQALNDFARWLTTFPQMKDDRFVESGVRDNLFMDESGKSFDLISLNIQRAREQGIPPYNEWRKLCGLPPANFFYAGQGGLVDHKPDVVHLMSTVYKHCDDIDLFTGGLTETPLPGSPIGPVFSCIIATQFANLKQGDRFWYERDPPITGFTTAQVDQIKKTTLSLIMCKNLDFPFIQRNALLLPSQENPRVRCDSMPEIDLDFWKVPAFI from the exons ATGGGGCCCGGTGTAAAGCTTATGTTATGTACTGTTTTATGCTGTTACTTCTATTTGGGACATGTGACCGCAGGACGAGAGAAACGTCAAATATCTCAAGCAGTCATCGGAGCATATTTGAAACAGGCACTGGTGGAGGCTAATCAAGAACTTGCGCAAATGAAGGCTATTGATAAACTGATGGTAGATCAGG GTATTGATGCACCAGCAGGAAGTAGATCTTACTCGTGGCATCTTGGTCGTTTCTTGTATACTAAAGATGCAAAGAAAGTAAGGATATTGTCTGATAAAGCCTGGGTTACAGTCAGGACAACAAAGAAACTCGTCGAAAg GACTGGCTGGACGTTAGCAGAAGTGCAGGTGAACCCATACATTGTCAATGAATGGAGATTACAAGTAGCTGCATCATGCCCTTTCATGGAACCGAAGTGTAATCCATACACCCGATACAGAACTGCAGATGGTGCCTGCAATAACTTGAACGACCCAAGTCTCGGAGCTGCGTTAACTCGTCAGAGGAGAATGATGGACAATGCATACGAAGATG GTATTGATGCTCCAAGGATGCACTCAGTTATGGGAGGATACCTGCCTAGTCCTAGAATTATTAGTAATGTCATGCACAAAAGTGACTGCTGTCCACAGTTCAGTGACCGCCTGGCTGTAGCAGTTATGCAGTTCGGACAGTTTATAGAACATGACGTCATATCTACCCCAATGATTACAG GATACGAAGGAGCTGATATTCAGTGTTGTGAAGCACCAGCACACATTACTGCCCAAAG GGCAGCCTGTCTTCCAATTGCTATCCCAGCCAATGATGAACGATTTAAGGACAAGTGTATGAATTTTGTACGAGCTGTACCAGGACTTAAAAAGAACTGTGACATGG GAATTAGATCACCATTAAATCAAGCTTCAGCATATTTAGATTCATCCCAGATTTATGGTACAGACACAGCGGAACAACACAGATTACGTGCAGGATTTGGAG GTTTAATGAACATTACTGTACTGGGACTTTTACCAGCAACAAGTGAAGATCACTGTATTAAAGAAATGAACGGAGACTACTGTATGGACTCAG GTGATTTTAGAGTAAACCATGTACCCGGCTTGACAGTCATGCACACCATATTTGTACGTGAACACAACAGACTTGCCACGACACTTTCACTATTGAACGTCCATTGGGATGATGAAACCATATTCCAGGAAACCAGGAAGATTATCAACGCCGTGCAACAACATTTAGTTTATAATGAGCTTTTGCCAACAATTTTGAATCACGAATACATGACAAg ATATGGACTGTATTCCAAAGCTCAGGGCTGTGAGGATACTTATGATATGAATGTCCAAACAGATATTATGATGGGTTTCTCTGGTGCCGCAATGAGATTCCCGCACACCAGGATTCCAAACGTTCAAGCAATGGTCGACAAACAATTTAAGAGACGAATGGACGCCAGAATTTTTGATACTTTTGACAAACCAAAGTTTGTCTTACAAAACATGGGACAAGCCTTGAATGATTTTGCTAGATGGTTGACAACTTTTCCACAAATGAAGGACGATCGGTTCGTTGAATCAGGTGTACGAGATAACTTGTTCATGGACGAGAGCGGAAAAAGTTTTGACTTGATATCCTTAAATATTCAGCGTGCAAGAGAACAAGGAATTCCTCCTTACAATGAATGGCGAAAGTTGTGTGGATTACCACCTGCCAATTTCTTCTATGCTGGTCAGGGCGGTTTGGTAGATCATAAACCTGATGTTGTTCATTTAATGTCCACTGTTTACAA ACATTGCGATGACATAGATTTATTTACTGGAGGTTTAACAGAGACGCCACTTCCAGGAAGCCCTATTGGTCCAGTATTTTCTTGTATTATAGCAACACAATTTGCAAACCTTAAACAAGGTGACCGATTCTGGTATGAAAGAGATCCCCCAATTACAGGATTTACTACTG CTCAAGTTgatcaaataaagaaaacaacgCTTTCACTGATTATGTGTAAGAATTTAGATTTCCCGTTCATCCAAAGAAATGCTTTGCTTCTGCCAAGCCAAGA